A DNA window from Ornithodoros turicata isolate Travis chromosome 10, ASM3712646v1, whole genome shotgun sequence contains the following coding sequences:
- the LOC135369798 gene encoding 2-aminoethanethiol dioxygenase-like encodes MAALIQLIARQAQATFTRSFVDDAFPEYFSKLRRLVNQVTCADVGLDDATLRNTTGTWVNGATAAPVTYISLFENVTFTMGIFIVKQGARLPLHDHPEMFGILKVIYGSGNITSYNVKQRKTQSRSILSIRPNSDRDVLLVEKHVHDNVNASSDACCLTPTNGNIHEIVTVDQPVAFLDVLAPPYDMKARICHYYKVLQESQENVVLQEIPPPPEYWCDSEDYKGPLLNSSIVSGHS; translated from the coding sequence ATGGCCGCTCTCATACAGCTTATCGCTCGCCAAGCTCAAGCTACATTTACTCGAAGTTTCGTTGATGATGCCTTTCCAGAATATTTTTCAAAACTGCGTCGTCTGGTAAACCAAGTGACGTGTGCCGACGTCGGTCTGGACGATGCTACGCTACGCAACACGACCGGTACTTGGGTGAACGGTGCCACCGCTGCTCCAGTGACGTATATTTCCCTTTTCGAGAATGTTACGTTTACCATGGGCATCTTTATCGTGAAACAGGGTGCACGCCTTCCTTTGCACGACCATCCTGAGATGTTTGGAATACTCAAAGTTATCTACGGATCCGGGAATATTACCAGCTACAACGTCAAACAGCGAAAGACTCAGTCACGTAGCATTCTTAGCATTCGACCAAACAGCGACAGAGACGTTTTACTCGTCGAGAAGCATGTCCATGATAATGTGAATGCCAGCTCCGATGCATGTTGTCTGACCCCCACGAATGGAAACATTCACGAGATTGTAACAGTAGATCAACCTGTTGCATTCCTTGATGTTCTCGCCCCTCCGTATGATATGAAAGCTAGGATTTGTCATTATTATAAAGTTCTTCAGGAATCACAGGAAAATGTCGTGCTGCAAGAAATTCCGCCGCCTCCGGAGTACTGGTGCGATTCTGAAGATTATAAGGGACCACTTTTAAACAGCAGCATTGTAAGCGGGCACTCCTGA